The bacterium sequence CTTCTCGGAGTCCCAGACCGGCCGGTCGGCGCGCCAGGATCCGGTGTTGTAATCCACGGCGTTGCCGGCGCGCAGGTAGGCGTGTAACTCCGAAGCCACGATGTAGCCTGCTCTGGGAAGCTCCTTGTAGCTTTCGTTCCCGTATTTGGGCTTGGCCAACGGGCCGCGGCCGCCGGGACCCTTCGCCGCCTCGGGCTTGGAAAGCGAAACCGCCGCCTCCCGGATGGCCTTCAGGTTCCCCTCGAGCACGTCCTTGGAAAACACGTCCGTGTAGTTGGCCCTGAAGCTCGCGCAGATGTCGTCGGTGGAAAGCACGTCCACGAGTCCGGTCAGGGCGCCGATGGTGGGTGTGTTCGGCATCCGGCGGCCCAGGTACTTCCGGCTGATGCTGGTGGCGTCCACGGTGAAGATGCGGAACCGGTGGCCCTCGACGATATTCTCGCGGACTTCGGCCGGCGTGAGCTCGGTGTTGACCAGGAGAATCCCGTCGTCCTTCAACCCCTCGCTCACGTCCACCACGTTCAACAGCGTCTCGTCCAGGACGATGACGATGTCGGGATCGGTTACGGAGGAGTAGATGGTTATCGGTGTGTCGGAGATTCGGTTGAAGGCCTTTATCGGGGCGCCCATGCGCTCGGAGCCGTATTCGGGGAAGGACTGGACGTGCTTGCCCATCTCCAGGGCCGCGTCGGCGAGCACCTTGGAGGCCGTCACCGCGCCCTGTCCGCCCCGAGCGTGCCAGCGCAGCTCAAGCATCTTGGGCATCAATTACCTCCTGGGGGCAAAAAAAGGGATGCGCGTTTTTACGTGGTTGGGGTAAGAGAAAACCAGCCGGATGCTAACAAATCACCGGCTGGAATACAAGGCATCGCGCGCCGTGGAATGCAGTTATTTCAAGATTTATCGTCCCCGTCCGGCGGCGCCCCCGATTCCCCGCCGGGCAACAGCTCCGGCGCCTGAATCCGACGAAGCGAAATGTCCTTCTCATCCAAAACAGTCAGTTCCCGAGTCGTGGTTATCTCAAGCTCCTTTATCCTTCGAGCCGAGGGTAGTACGTTACGTTCCAAAGACCCCACCAAGTTGTTGTAATTCTCCAAGGCCTTCACCAGGTTCCGACCGAGGTTGTCTATGTGCTCGGTCATTTTGCACAGTCGCTCGAATATCTCCCTGCCCTGGACGGCGATCTTCTGCGCGTTCTCCTGGAGTGCCTCCTCGCGCCAACCCTGTTTCACTGCCAGCAGGAGGGACATCAGGCTCAACGGCGAGCTCAACAGCACCCCCTGCTCAAGACCGTGCTCGATCAAGGTGGGGTCGTATTCCAGAGCGGCGGCGAAGAAGGATTCAACGTTCAGGAACTGGATGACGAACTCGGGAGACCTATCGAACTGCATCCAGTACTCTTTCTTGCCGAGGTCCCTCATCCGGTCCTTGACGGTGCGGGCGAACTCCTTGAGCTCATACTGACGTTCCTCTTCGGTCTTCTTTTCCTGAGCCTGGAGATAGTGGTCCGCTGAGGTCTTTGCGTCGATGACCACTATCCGATCGTTGGGGAGGTGGATGACCATATCGGGACGTAAGCGGCCGCCTTCGCCCTCAACGGATACCTGTTCCTCGAAATCCACATGCACCTGCATACCCGCCAATTCCACCAGGCGCCTGAGCT is a genomic window containing:
- a CDS encoding 2-oxoacid:acceptor oxidoreductase family protein, with the translated sequence MPKMLELRWHARGGQGAVTASKVLADAALEMGKHVQSFPEYGSERMGAPIKAFNRISDTPITIYSSVTDPDIVIVLDETLLNVVDVSEGLKDDGILLVNTELTPAEVRENIVEGHRFRIFTVDATSISRKYLGRRMPNTPTIGALTGLVDVLSTDDICASFRANYTDVFSKDVLEGNLKAIREAAVSLSKPEAAKGPGGRGPLAKPKYGNESYKELPRAGYIVASELHAYLRAGNAVDYNTGSWRADRPVWDSEKCTHCFRCFIFCPDAAITFDPETEKMTGHDLVHCKGCGLCAEVCPPKVKAITMVNETSK
- the rmuC gene encoding DNA recombination protein RmuC — translated: LTAKTRGDQSPVISELKEDKTELIKQRGELEILLRSAEGQLEATKASLAAERKNLLEQRNLLEEAEKKFKDVFTSLAQEALTASKKDFLQLAEENFEKKRKEVDKTIQPLSSALDEYRKQTGELKTTLDKQQSLIGKLDEETGRLLDALKRPGVRGRWGEVQLRRLVELAGMQVHVDFEEQVSVEGEGGRLRPDMVIHLPNDRIVVIDAKTSADHYLQAQEKKTEEERQYELKEFARTVKDRMRDLGKKEYWMQFDRSPEFVIQFLNVESFFAAALEYDPTLIEHGLEQGVLLSSPLSLMSLLLAVKQGWREEALQENAQKIAVQGREIFERLCKMTEHIDNLGRNLVKALENYNNLVGSLERNVLPSARRIKELEITTTRELTVLDEKDISLRRIQAPELLPGGESGAPPDGDDKS